The Delphinus delphis chromosome 2, mDelDel1.2, whole genome shotgun sequence genome contains a region encoding:
- the ATP5F1C gene encoding ATP synthase subunit gamma, mitochondrial isoform X2, translating to MFSPVGLAGLSAWAVQPQWIQVRNMATLKDITRRLKSIKNIQKITKSMKMVAAAKYARAERELKPARVYGIGSLALYEKADIKVPEDKKKHLLIGVSSDRGLCGAIHSSIAKHLKSEVANLTAAGKEVKIVGVGDKLRSILHRTHSNQFLVTFKEVGRRPPTFGDASVIALELLNSGYEFDEGSIVFNRFRSVISYKTEEKPIFSLGTIASAESMSIYDDIDADVLQNYQEYSLANIIYYSLKESTTSEQSARMTAMDNASKNASEMIDKLTLTFNRTRQAVITKELIEIISGAAAL from the exons ATGTTTTCCCCGGTGGGCCTAGCAGGGCTGTCGGCCTGGGCCGTGCAGCCGCAATG GATCCAAGTTCGAAATATGGCAACCTTGAAAGATA TTACCAGGCGACTAAAATCAATCAAAAACATCCAGAAAATTACCAAGTCTATGAAAATGGTAGCAGCAGCGAAATATGCCCGAGCTGAGAGGGAGCTGAAACCAGCCCGAGTGTATGGAATAGGATCCTTGG ctctgtaTGAAAAGGCTGATATTAAGGTGCCTGAAGACAAGAAGAAACATCTCCTTATCGGTGTGTCCTCAGACCGAGGGCTTTGTGGTGCTATTCATTCCTCGATTGCTAAACACTTAAAGAGTGAGGTGGCCAATCTCACAGCAGCTGGGAAAGAAGTTAAGATTGTTGGAGTTGGTGATAAACTCAGGAGTATACTTCACAG GACTCATTCTAACCAGTTTCTGGTGACATTCAAAGAAGTGGGGAGAAGGCCCCCTACCTTTGGGGATGCGTCGGTCATTGCCCTTGAACTGTTAAATTCTGGATATGAATTTGATGAAGGGTCTATCGTCTTTAACCGATTCAG GTCTGTCATCTCCTACAAGACAGAAGAAAAGCCCATCTTTTCCCTTGGTACCATTGCAAGTGCTG AGAGCATGAGTATCTATGATGATATTGATGCTGACGTGCTGCAGAATTACCAAGAATACAGCCTGGCCAACATCATCTACTACTCTCTGAAGGAATCCACCACGAGTGAGCAGAGTGCCAGGATGACGGCCATGGACAATGCCAGCAAGAATGCTT CTGAGATGATTGACAAATTGACTTTGACGTTCAATCGCACCCGCCAAGCTGTCATCACCAAGGAGCTGATTGAAATCATCTCCGGTGCTGCGGCTCT gtaa
- the ATP5F1C gene encoding ATP synthase subunit gamma, mitochondrial isoform X3 — MFSPVGLAGLSAWAVQPQWIQVRNMATLKDITRRLKSIKNIQKITKSMKMVAAAKYARAERELKPARVYGIGSLALYEKADIKVPEDKKKHLLIGVSSDRGLCGAIHSSIAKHLKSEVANLTAAGKEVKIVGVGDKLRSILHRTHSNQFLVTFKEVGRRPPTFGDASVIALELLNSGYEFDEGSIVFNRFRSVISYKTEEKPIFSLGTIASAESMSIYDDIDADVLQNYQEYSLANIIYYSLKESTTSEQSARMTAMDNASKNASEMIDKLTLTFNRTRQAVITKELIEIISGAAAL, encoded by the exons ATGTTTTCCCCGGTGGGCCTAGCAGGGCTGTCGGCCTGGGCCGTGCAGCCGCAATG GATCCAAGTTCGAAATATGGCAACCTTGAAAGATA TTACCAGGCGACTAAAATCAATCAAAAACATCCAGAAAATTACCAAGTCTATGAAAATGGTAGCAGCAGCGAAATATGCCCGAGCTGAGAGGGAGCTGAAACCAGCCCGAGTGTATGGAATAGGATCCTTGG ctctgtaTGAAAAGGCTGATATTAAGGTGCCTGAAGACAAGAAGAAACATCTCCTTATCGGTGTGTCCTCAGACCGAGGGCTTTGTGGTGCTATTCATTCCTCGATTGCTAAACACTTAAAGAGTGAGGTGGCCAATCTCACAGCAGCTGGGAAAGAAGTTAAGATTGTTGGAGTTGGTGATAAACTCAGGAGTATACTTCACAG GACTCATTCTAACCAGTTTCTGGTGACATTCAAAGAAGTGGGGAGAAGGCCCCCTACCTTTGGGGATGCGTCGGTCATTGCCCTTGAACTGTTAAATTCTGGATATGAATTTGATGAAGGGTCTATCGTCTTTAACCGATTCAG GTCTGTCATCTCCTACAAGACAGAAGAAAAGCCCATCTTTTCCCTTGGTACCATTGCAAGTGCTG AGAGCATGAGTATCTATGATGATATTGATGCTGACGTGCTGCAGAATTACCAAGAATACAGCCTGGCCAACATCATCTACTACTCTCTGAAGGAATCCACCACGAGTGAGCAGAGTGCCAGGATGACGGCCATGGACAATGCCAGCAAGAATGCTT CTGAGATGATTGACAAATTGACTTTGACGTTCAATCGCACCCGCCAAGCTGTCATCACCAAGGAGCTGATTGAAATCATCTCCGGTGCTGCGGCTCTGTAA
- the ATP5F1C gene encoding ATP synthase subunit gamma, mitochondrial isoform X1 codes for MFSPVGLAGLSAWAVQPQWIQVRNMATLKDITRRLKSIKNIQKITKSMKMVAAAKYARAERELKPARVYGIGSLALYEKADIKVPEDKKKHLLIGVSSDRGLCGAIHSSIAKHLKSEVANLTAAGKEVKIVGVGDKLRSILHRTHSNQFLVTFKEVGRRPPTFGDASVIALELLNSGYEFDEGSIVFNRFRSVISYKTEEKPIFSLGTIASAESMSIYDDIDADVLQNYQEYSLANIIYYSLKESTTSEQSARMTAMDNASKNASEMIDKLTLTFNRTRQAVITKELIEIISGAAALD; via the exons ATGTTTTCCCCGGTGGGCCTAGCAGGGCTGTCGGCCTGGGCCGTGCAGCCGCAATG GATCCAAGTTCGAAATATGGCAACCTTGAAAGATA TTACCAGGCGACTAAAATCAATCAAAAACATCCAGAAAATTACCAAGTCTATGAAAATGGTAGCAGCAGCGAAATATGCCCGAGCTGAGAGGGAGCTGAAACCAGCCCGAGTGTATGGAATAGGATCCTTGG ctctgtaTGAAAAGGCTGATATTAAGGTGCCTGAAGACAAGAAGAAACATCTCCTTATCGGTGTGTCCTCAGACCGAGGGCTTTGTGGTGCTATTCATTCCTCGATTGCTAAACACTTAAAGAGTGAGGTGGCCAATCTCACAGCAGCTGGGAAAGAAGTTAAGATTGTTGGAGTTGGTGATAAACTCAGGAGTATACTTCACAG GACTCATTCTAACCAGTTTCTGGTGACATTCAAAGAAGTGGGGAGAAGGCCCCCTACCTTTGGGGATGCGTCGGTCATTGCCCTTGAACTGTTAAATTCTGGATATGAATTTGATGAAGGGTCTATCGTCTTTAACCGATTCAG GTCTGTCATCTCCTACAAGACAGAAGAAAAGCCCATCTTTTCCCTTGGTACCATTGCAAGTGCTG AGAGCATGAGTATCTATGATGATATTGATGCTGACGTGCTGCAGAATTACCAAGAATACAGCCTGGCCAACATCATCTACTACTCTCTGAAGGAATCCACCACGAGTGAGCAGAGTGCCAGGATGACGGCCATGGACAATGCCAGCAAGAATGCTT CTGAGATGATTGACAAATTGACTTTGACGTTCAATCGCACCCGCCAAGCTGTCATCACCAAGGAGCTGATTGAAATCATCTCCGGTGCTGCGGCTCT GGACTAA